In Rhizobium leguminosarum, one genomic interval encodes:
- a CDS encoding IS5 family transposase codes for MPHKHNAARRHHIGKMKFKVTNWAEYEAGLGRRGSLTLWITPDALAGWAAPPRKTRGGQPLYSDLAIETTLMLGMVFGLRLRQSEGLLSSVLDMMTLDLAVPDHTTLSRHRRARTWKPSARSNDRQPVANGPIHVLVDSTGLKIYGAGQWLEEKHGAKSRRGWRKLHLAVDADSGEIIAHSLTDQETGDASQLDLLLDQIDDEIDQFTADGAYDGEPSYDAILGHSAGAKVVIPPRSNVVERANAQASCQRDDHIASIQIDGRLKWQDGAGYGKRALVETAMGRYKGVIGSRLRARSFHAQQTEAAIGVTILNRMLACGRPQSVRCQASKGATK; via the coding sequence ATGCCGCATAAGCACAACGCCGCCCGTCGCCACCACATCGGTAAAATGAAGTTCAAAGTGACGAACTGGGCGGAGTATGAGGCGGGCCTTGGCCGCCGTGGCAGTTTAACCCTTTGGATAACGCCGGACGCGCTGGCGGGCTGGGCGGCTCCACCTCGCAAGACGCGTGGTGGCCAGCCTCTCTATTCGGATCTGGCGATCGAAACTACGCTGATGCTGGGCATGGTCTTTGGGCTGCGTTTGCGCCAAAGCGAAGGGCTTTTGAGTTCGGTGCTTGATATGATGACATTGGATCTGGCCGTGCCCGATCACACCACGCTGAGCCGACACCGACGGGCCAGAACCTGGAAGCCATCGGCCAGAAGCAACGACCGGCAGCCTGTGGCGAACGGACCCATTCACGTCCTGGTCGACAGTACCGGGCTCAAGATCTATGGCGCCGGCCAATGGCTGGAAGAAAAGCATGGAGCGAAGTCCCGGCGTGGCTGGAGAAAACTGCACTTGGCGGTTGACGCCGACAGTGGCGAGATCATTGCCCATAGTCTGACAGATCAGGAAACCGGCGATGCCTCGCAGCTGGACCTATTGCTGGATCAGATCGACGATGAGATCGACCAGTTCACTGCCGATGGCGCCTATGATGGCGAGCCAAGCTATGACGCAATTCTGGGTCATAGCGCAGGCGCGAAGGTCGTTATTCCACCGCGCTCGAATGTAGTGGAACGAGCCAACGCCCAGGCGTCCTGCCAGAGAGACGATCACATTGCATCCATCCAGATCGATGGCCGGTTGAAATGGCAGGACGGTGCCGGCTATGGCAAACGGGCTTTGGTTGAAACCGCGATGGGTCGATACAAAGGCGTCATTGGGTCGCGTTTGCGCGCTCGGTCATTCCATGCGCAGCAGACAGAGGCTGCGATCGGCGTCACCATTTTGAACCGAATGCTCGCCTGCGGACGCCCGCAATCCGTTCGTTGCCAAGCCTCGAAGGGAGCAACCAAATAA
- a CDS encoding TlpA disulfide reductase family protein, whose amino-acid sequence MFLAHEAPDKTLWRKDMISSLNIHTPAPSIKVKAWLRGDGISNFQLGKIYILEFFSTTCSGCGPALARLAQLQEKYSDMGVEVIGVAAHEKAATADEAKAQVDAWVAKWLPNSNIRIAFDHSGEMDEHWMKASLSFHVPKAFIVDRDGSIAFIGDTDELEDVLLKVIDGSWRASAEAKDAEKARIAEGESNGSYNALRDRIRAATEIEDWKTALAAFEEGINLFPDRISLRQWHVVTLIGRMRDMEAGWIALAQFARDAIERNSEGWLLAAMQEVLGPHYDHSGLPLAERLSMGKELSERILKLYPQQDALSRAVSSRLVALYYHESGDNGRAVDLLEQALKFVDGESLPEVEKEFWLLRLLHTLAEYKGEQVCYGEICAAPRKQR is encoded by the coding sequence ATGTTCCTGGCGCACGAAGCGCCGGATAAAACACTGTGGAGAAAAGACATGATTTCCAGCTTAAATATCCACACTCCAGCCCCGTCGATCAAAGTGAAGGCCTGGCTGCGCGGCGATGGGATTTCCAACTTCCAGCTCGGCAAGATATACATCCTTGAGTTCTTTTCGACTACCTGCAGTGGTTGCGGGCCGGCGCTGGCCCGCCTGGCGCAGCTGCAGGAGAAATACAGCGACATGGGTGTTGAAGTCATCGGAGTTGCAGCACATGAAAAAGCCGCAACGGCTGACGAGGCCAAAGCCCAGGTGGACGCGTGGGTGGCCAAATGGCTCCCCAATTCGAACATTCGGATTGCGTTCGATCACTCAGGCGAAATGGATGAGCATTGGATGAAAGCTAGCCTATCTTTCCATGTTCCGAAGGCGTTCATTGTCGACCGGGACGGCAGCATCGCCTTTATCGGTGATACGGATGAGCTCGAGGACGTTTTGCTAAAAGTGATTGACGGCAGCTGGCGCGCCAGCGCGGAAGCAAAAGATGCCGAAAAGGCGCGGATTGCTGAAGGCGAGAGCAATGGTTCGTACAACGCGTTGCGTGATCGAATCCGGGCGGCGACAGAGATTGAGGATTGGAAGACGGCGCTCGCGGCCTTTGAAGAAGGCATCAATCTTTTCCCGGACCGCATCTCCTTGCGCCAGTGGCATGTCGTGACATTGATCGGAAGAATGCGCGACATGGAGGCGGGCTGGATTGCACTAGCGCAATTCGCTCGCGATGCAATCGAACGAAACTCTGAAGGTTGGCTTCTCGCGGCGATGCAAGAGGTCCTCGGTCCACACTATGATCACTCTGGCCTTCCATTGGCAGAACGCTTGTCGATGGGCAAGGAACTCTCGGAGCGAATCCTGAAATTGTATCCGCAGCAGGACGCTCTCTCACGCGCTGTGTCTTCTCGGTTGGTTGCCCTTTACTACCATGAAAGCGGCGACAACGGCCGGGCTGTGGATTTGCTCGAGCAGGCTTTGAAGTTCGTAGATGGAGAGTCTCTCCCGGAGGTCGAAAAGGAGTTTTGGCTGCTGCGATTGCTGCACACCTTGGCGGAGTATAAGGGTGAGCAGGTTTGTTATGGGGAGATTTGTGCGGCTCCGCGGAAGCAGCGTTGA
- a CDS encoding Tn3 family transposase: MTRKQRGSLLRLPDTEAEILRLYTLSSDDLAAVDQCRTPETRLSYALQLCCLRFPGRYLSRGELLPGIMLDHIADQVQADADVIALFARRDATRYEQLTTIKERHGFRDLSQPLRVELAAWAQNEAVGLTDGRVLLDRLIEWMRAGRIIIPGISVVERLAAAAMHSADLAAIAEVCGLLSPPQCDQMDVLLSAKVHRQQSRLSWLRAPAGGASARSLAEILDKLELVRSIVGDVPGRLPFHLNQRMAQMAKEGSLYTAQAFQQMNAPRRHAIMIATLSELAITLTDAALSMFQSLVGRANLRARKRLEETIAASAEHGRVRLLRIAKVLEAVVTAVRAEADVTAAVTAIAPLETIADDAAIIRRTLRPGRSDVLSELAPEYHVFKKIGARFLSSFAFEGGSAVQPLLAAIAVLGGIGGDRRKPLPADVPLGHLERRWSRHVFTDNSINRSYYELATYFILANALASGGVWVETSRIHRPLEKLLAPASPATQVQTVALVHAFNAEDYVAVRMAALDAALLSTERHLSGKDAAIFADGKLRFPKGPRGDNEQEQTRTVTARLYSMMPRVRITDLLDQVNHWTDFTEHFSHVSTGLPPVDQRAFMAALIAEATNLGLSRMAEMCGTVTRRALLRMQTWHMREDTYRAALASVTDAIHAEPLSVWFGEGWRASADGQAFYLGGPGEAGGAINGHYGRDPIVKIYTTITDRYAPLHQKVIAGTAGEAIHALDGILGHESNVDIGALHVDGGGVSDIVFAIAALLGRSFEPRIPRLSDRKLYAFEPKTRYGRLAPLFGHRLDANLILGHADEIGKVIRALADKVVTPSLILKKLSAYRQQNSLAAGLREIGRIERTLFTLRWFEDPALRQLVTAELNKGEARNTLARAVAFHRLGRFRDRSHENQAGRAAALNLVTAAIVLFNCRYLGRITEAMRRQGRPFDEKIISKLSPLGWDHINITGDYVWSDTLEVDQEGFLPIRLAPS; encoded by the coding sequence ATGACCAGGAAACAGAGGGGTTCACTGCTGAGATTGCCGGACACGGAAGCCGAGATCTTGCGTCTCTATACGCTCAGCTCCGACGACCTTGCCGCCGTGGATCAATGCCGGACGCCGGAGACCCGGCTGAGCTATGCGCTCCAACTCTGCTGCCTGCGGTTCCCTGGCCGATATCTCAGCCGCGGCGAGTTGCTGCCAGGTATCATGCTTGATCATATTGCCGACCAGGTTCAGGCCGACGCTGATGTCATCGCGCTGTTTGCCCGCCGCGACGCAACGCGATACGAACAGTTGACCACGATCAAAGAGCGCCACGGTTTCCGCGATTTGAGCCAACCATTGCGGGTCGAACTTGCCGCCTGGGCTCAAAACGAAGCCGTCGGCTTGACCGATGGCCGGGTGCTTCTCGATCGTCTGATTGAATGGATGCGGGCTGGAAGGATCATCATCCCTGGTATCAGCGTCGTCGAACGTTTAGCCGCTGCAGCGATGCACTCTGCTGACCTCGCGGCGATTGCCGAGGTCTGCGGCCTTCTATCACCACCACAATGCGATCAGATGGACGTGCTTTTATCCGCCAAGGTTCATCGCCAGCAAAGTCGCTTGTCGTGGCTGCGTGCACCGGCTGGAGGCGCAAGTGCACGATCGCTTGCCGAGATTCTCGACAAGCTCGAGCTTGTTCGTAGCATCGTTGGCGATGTACCGGGACGCTTGCCGTTCCACCTCAATCAACGCATGGCGCAAATGGCCAAAGAAGGAAGCCTCTATACCGCGCAAGCGTTCCAGCAGATGAACGCACCACGCCGACATGCGATCATGATAGCGACCTTGAGCGAGTTGGCGATTACGTTGACCGATGCAGCGTTGTCGATGTTCCAGTCGCTCGTTGGGCGTGCCAACCTGCGCGCCAGAAAGCGGCTTGAGGAAACGATCGCCGCATCTGCGGAACATGGGCGTGTCCGGCTTCTTCGGATCGCCAAGGTGCTTGAAGCTGTGGTGACTGCCGTGCGAGCCGAAGCCGATGTCACGGCCGCCGTCACTGCGATCGCGCCCTTGGAAACCATCGCAGATGATGCGGCTATCATCCGGCGAACACTTCGCCCAGGAAGATCGGACGTGCTCAGCGAGCTTGCACCCGAATACCACGTGTTCAAGAAAATCGGCGCCCGGTTCCTGAGCAGCTTTGCGTTTGAAGGCGGTAGCGCCGTGCAGCCGCTTCTTGCCGCAATCGCGGTGTTGGGCGGGATTGGTGGTGACCGTCGTAAACCGCTACCTGCCGACGTTCCGCTCGGCCATCTTGAGCGGCGCTGGTCCCGACATGTCTTTACCGACAATTCCATTAACCGCTCCTATTACGAACTGGCCACCTACTTCATCCTGGCCAATGCGCTTGCAAGCGGCGGCGTGTGGGTTGAGACATCGCGAATTCACCGTCCGCTCGAAAAGCTCCTCGCACCCGCTTCGCCGGCAACTCAGGTGCAAACGGTCGCTCTGGTTCACGCTTTCAATGCCGAAGATTATGTTGCAGTCCGAATGGCTGCGCTCGATGCTGCTCTTCTGAGCACGGAACGTCACCTGTCTGGCAAGGATGCAGCGATATTCGCCGATGGAAAGCTCCGCTTCCCCAAGGGACCAAGAGGCGACAACGAACAGGAACAAACCCGTACCGTCACGGCGAGGTTATACTCCATGATGCCGCGGGTGCGGATTACCGACCTGCTCGATCAGGTCAACCACTGGACCGACTTCACCGAGCATTTCTCCCATGTCTCCACCGGATTGCCACCTGTGGATCAGCGCGCCTTCATGGCCGCATTGATCGCCGAAGCGACCAATCTCGGCCTGTCACGAATGGCCGAGATGTGCGGTACGGTGACCCGGCGAGCCTTGCTGCGTATGCAGACATGGCACATGCGTGAGGACACCTACCGAGCCGCGTTGGCGAGTGTGACCGATGCAATTCATGCCGAGCCGCTGTCGGTCTGGTTTGGCGAAGGCTGGCGTGCTTCCGCCGATGGGCAAGCCTTTTATCTCGGTGGTCCGGGCGAAGCTGGCGGCGCAATCAATGGACACTATGGCCGTGATCCGATCGTGAAAATCTACACCACGATCACCGATCGATACGCGCCGCTTCATCAGAAGGTTATCGCTGGCACCGCCGGTGAAGCCATCCATGCATTGGATGGCATTCTCGGCCACGAAAGCAATGTCGACATCGGGGCGTTGCATGTTGATGGTGGCGGCGTTTCCGATATCGTCTTTGCCATCGCAGCACTGCTGGGCCGCTCCTTCGAACCTCGAATTCCGCGCCTGTCGGACCGCAAACTCTATGCCTTCGAACCGAAAACAAGATACGGTCGTCTGGCACCTCTGTTCGGACACCGTCTCGACGCCAACCTGATCCTGGGGCATGCCGATGAAATCGGCAAGGTAATCCGGGCGCTCGCCGACAAGGTGGTCACGCCTTCCCTTATCCTGAAGAAGCTATCCGCCTACCGGCAGCAAAACAGTCTGGCCGCCGGCTTGCGCGAAATAGGGCGCATCGAGCGCACCCTCTTCACCTTACGGTGGTTTGAGGATCCCGCTCTCCGGCAACTCGTCACCGCAGAACTGAACAAGGGCGAAGCACGAAACACCCTTGCCCGCGCCGTCGCCTTCCATCGTTTGGGGCGCTTTCGAGACCGTAGCCATGAAAATCAGGCGGGCCGGGCTGCAGCCCTCAATCTCGTCACGGCCGCCATCGTTCTCTTCAATTGCCGCTATCTCGGACGGATCACGGAGGCCATGCGCCGGCAAGGCAGGCCATTCGATGAGAAGATCATCTCAAAACTGTCGCCGTTGGGCTGGGATCATATCAATATAACCGGCGATTATGTGTGGTCTGACACCTTGGAGGTCGATCAAGAAGGCTTCCTGCCGATCAGGTTGGCACCATCCTGA
- a CDS encoding recombinase family protein, whose protein sequence is MLIGYARVSKGDEQSNKAQARALSEAGCKRVFEEKASGGRWDRPELHRMLDQLRDGDTVVVWKLDRLSRSLKDVLHLMDRIASAGAGFRSLTEAIDTTTAAGRLMMQMVGSFAEFERAMIRERTTTGLAQARAEGRIGGRRKKLDPKKRREIAESVLSGRKSGAEMARLYDISEPTVSRIVAEHRQNTETFHADQP, encoded by the coding sequence ATGCTGATCGGCTACGCCCGGGTGAGCAAGGGAGACGAGCAATCGAACAAGGCCCAGGCCCGTGCCCTGTCCGAAGCTGGCTGCAAGCGCGTGTTCGAAGAAAAGGCGTCCGGCGGGCGTTGGGACCGGCCCGAATTGCACCGCATGCTCGATCAACTGCGCGATGGCGACACCGTCGTTGTCTGGAAGCTCGATCGCCTGTCACGTTCGCTGAAGGATGTCCTGCATCTGATGGATCGGATTGCCAGTGCGGGCGCCGGGTTTCGGTCCCTCACCGAGGCTATCGACACGACAACGGCGGCAGGGCGACTGATGATGCAAATGGTGGGATCCTTTGCGGAATTCGAACGCGCCATGATCCGGGAGAGGACCACGACGGGCCTTGCTCAGGCACGTGCCGAAGGCCGAATTGGGGGACGCCGTAAGAAGCTCGACCCGAAGAAACGTCGGGAAATCGCCGAGAGCGTCTTGTCAGGCCGCAAAAGCGGAGCCGAAATGGCGAGACTTTACGATATCAGCGAACCGACGGTTTCGCGCATCGTCGCTGAACATCGCCAGAATACGGAGACCTTCCATGCCGACCAGCCATGA
- a CDS encoding CoA-transferase yields the protein MGGIDKSTTKIVSGAKAVSLIRSGDTVAFSGFVGTCTPEEVICDIEKRFLETGEPSNLTLMFAAAPGDDKDRGLNRLAHDGLVKRLIGGHYRLVPKLAQLATSGKCEAYNLPLGIISHLFREIAGGKPGVISKVGLGTSVDPRNGGGKLNSNTTEDLVMPIEIDGKPYIGPNRTGPSDRYVHYA from the coding sequence ATGGGCGGAATTGACAAATCCACTACCAAGATTGTCTCCGGCGCCAAAGCCGTCTCGCTCATCCGTTCGGGCGATACGGTCGCCTTTTCCGGCTTCGTTGGCACCTGTACGCCCGAGGAGGTGATCTGCGACATCGAGAAGCGTTTCCTCGAAACGGGCGAGCCGAGCAACCTCACCCTCATGTTTGCCGCCGCCCCGGGGGACGACAAAGACAGGGGCCTCAACCGCCTGGCGCATGATGGGCTGGTGAAGCGCCTCATCGGCGGGCACTACCGTCTAGTGCCGAAGCTGGCGCAACTGGCGACCAGCGGCAAGTGCGAGGCCTACAATCTGCCGCTCGGGATCATTTCCCATCTCTTCCGCGAAATCGCTGGGGGCAAGCCCGGGGTGATCTCGAAAGTCGGGCTTGGGACCTCCGTCGACCCGCGCAACGGCGGCGGCAAGCTCAATTCCAACACGACGGAAGACCTCGTCATGCCGATAGAGATCGACGGCAAGCCGTATATAGGACCTAATAGAACGGGACCATCCGATCGTTATGTTCATTATGCCTGA